The Streptomyces aurantiacus genome includes a region encoding these proteins:
- a CDS encoding helix-turn-helix domain-containing protein produces MGVQFRESVDKRRQFREQIRFEAGERFEQGERNAAIAKDLRVSERWVERRTG; encoded by the coding sequence GTGGGTGTTCAGTTTCGCGAGAGCGTTGACAAGCGGCGGCAGTTCAGGGAACAGATCCGGTTCGAGGCCGGCGAACGGTTCGAGCAGGGCGAGAGAAATGCGGCCATCGCGAAGGACCTGCGGGTGAGCGAGCGGTGGGTGGAGCGCCGAACCGGCTGA
- a CDS encoding ATP-binding protein yields the protein MLLTTRFSVRNEQPGALVAAIGDGGDTAVLFDTASNWIARLAGAHQAGRLEAELKKIRRYKLIIIDEVGYIPFDQDAANLPFGRWGETFSDDIVAAAMIDRLVHHAEVLTLAGDSYRTRQRRELLAKENRTQLG from the coding sequence ATGCTCTTGACCACGAGATTTTCGGTGCGGAATGAGCAGCCCGGTGCCCTGGTAGCCGCCATCGGCGATGGTGGGGACACCGCGGTCCTGTTCGACACCGCCAGCAACTGGATCGCCCGCCTCGCAGGAGCCCACCAGGCCGGGCGGCTTGAGGCCGAGCTGAAGAAGATCCGCCGCTACAAGTTGATCATTATCGATGAGGTCGGATACATCCCGTTCGACCAGGACGCCGCGAACCTGCCCTTCGGGCGGTGGGGAGAGACCTTCTCCGACGATATCGTCGCCGCCGCGATGATCGACCGACTGGTCCACCACGCCGAGGTCCTCACCCTAGCCGGAGACTCCTACCGGACCCGCCAGCGACGCGAGTTGCTGGCGAAGGAGAACCGGACTCAGCTCGGCTGA